One window of the Manihot esculenta cultivar AM560-2 chromosome 14, M.esculenta_v8, whole genome shotgun sequence genome contains the following:
- the LOC110600413 gene encoding 30S ribosomal protein S9, mitochondrial yields MLSRLLPKASYLRFLSNISSKSHLYPLPPHKSNFTLLIRPFSTNHGNGNNNNNDKDQYTSNVWKLSRESDENFNSLFTEDSNDGLSGISDSPAAEEESWLEEKGDDDGRDIFDGIEKDSGALTGADGGNEWLNSEEYKMWSLDEGDEKKDNVFDIEEIAPDAGETSSGISVERDQIEDPKMLEKEEKELTAVLKGPNRAFGDLIAASGITDAMLDSLIALKDFEGVEGLPPLSEIEDMRYEKNTRKSTRAEIERRKQEEVAKARVRQVDDKGRAYGTGRRKCSVARVWIQPGDGKFLVNDKQFDVYFPMLDHRAALLRPLNETKTLGLWDVNCTVQGGGVSGQVGAIQLGIGRALQNWEPDLRPPLRSAGFLTRDPRVVERKKPGKAKARKSFQWVKR; encoded by the exons ATGCTTTCTCGTCTTCTCCCAAAAGCCTCCTATTTACGTTTCCTATCAAATATTTCTTCAAAATCCCATCTGTATCCATTACCTCCTCACAAATCCAATTTCACTCTCCTTATAAGACCATTTTCCACCAATCACGGTAATGGCAACAACAATAATAACGACAAAGACCAATATACATCCAACGTCTGGAAGCTTTCTCGAGAAAGTGAtgaaaatttcaattcattatTCACCGAAGATTCCAATGACGGCCTTTCTGGAATTTCGGATTCTCCGGCAGCCGAGGAAGAGTCATGGTTGGAGGAGAAAGGGGATGATGATGGTCGAGATATATTTGACGGAATCGAGAAGGATTCTGGGGCGTTGACTGGAGCTGATGGTGGCAATGAGTGGCTGAATTCGGAGGAGTACAAGATGTGGAGCTTAGACGAGGGGGATGAGAAGAAAGATAATGTGTTTGACATAGAAGAAATTGCACCGGATGCTGGTGAAACTAGCTCTGGGATTAGTGTGGAGCGCGACCAGATTGAGGATCCGAAAATGCTTGAGAAAGAGGAGAAGGAGCTCACTGCCGTACTTAaag GTCCAAATCGTGCATTTGGTGACCTAATTGCAGCATCTGGTATCACTGATGCAATGTTGGACAGTTTGATTGCACTGAAGGATTTTGAAGGGGTTGAGGGATTGCCTCCTCTAAGTGAAATAGAGGACATGCGTTATGAAAAGAACACAAGGAAATCCACAAGAGCTGAAATAGAGCGTCGAAAACAGGAAGAAGTTGCCAAAGCTAGAGTGAGGCAAGTAGATGACAAAGGAAGAGCTTATGGAACAGGACGAAGGAAATGTAGTGTCGCCCGTGTTTGGATTCAACCTGGTGATGGAAAATTCTTAGTTAATGATAAACAATTTGATGTCTATTTCCCAATGCTTGATCATCGTGCTGCCCTGTTGCGACCCTTGAATGAAACAAAGACCTTGGGTCTTTGGGATGTCAATTGTACTGTGCAAGGAGGTGGTGTTTCAG GTCAAGTTGGAGCTATACAGCTGGGGATCGGCAGGgccttgcaaaattgggaaccTGATTTACGTCCACCTCTAAGAAGTG CTGGGTTCTTGACAAGGGATCCACGTGTGGTTGAAAGGAAGAAGCCAGGAAAAGCAAAAGCAAGAAAGAGCTTTCAATGGGTCAAACGTTGA
- the LOC110631100 gene encoding protein DETOXIFICATION 35 codes for METPLLDGSLTSGDGDYLPVRSFKEIKSMFWIETVKLWKIAAPIAFNTLCQYGINSVTNIFVGHIGNFELSAVAISLSVIGTFSFGFMLGMGSALETLCGQAFGAGQVQMLGIYMQRSWIILLVTCIFLLPIYIFASPILKLLGQEESVADYAGHFTLLVIPQLFSLAINFPASKFLQAQSKVTALAWIGFVALLLHIPLLWLLIFVFGWGTTGAAIAYDITSWGIAAGQVVYVIGWCKEGWTGLSMSAIKDIWAFVRLSLASAVMLCLEIWYMMSIIVLAGHLDNAVISVDSLSICMNFNGWEAMLFIGINAAISVRVSNELGLGRPRAAKYSIYVTVFQSFLIGILFMLIILVAKDYFAIIFTDSKDLQIAVSKLAILLAVTMVLNSVQPVIGGVAIGGGWQALVAYINIGCYYIFGLPLGFLLGYKANLGVKGLWGGMIAGTALQTLLLLIVLYRTNWNKEVEQTSERVRRWGGQEMDKETTVKGV; via the exons ATGGAGACTCCGCTGCTTGACGGAAGTCTCACCTCCGGCGATGGAGACTACTTGCCTGTGAGGAGCTTCAAGGAAATAAAGTCTATGTTTTGGATTGAGACAGTGAAGTTGTGGAAGATTGCCGCACCAATTGCGTTTAATACTCTGTGCCAATATGGGATAAACTCGGTTACTAACATATTTGTGGGTCATATTGGAAATTTTGAGCTCTCTGCTGTTGCCATTTCACTATCTGTTATTGGCACTTTCTCTTTTGGCTTCATG CTTGGAATGGGGAGTGCGCTGGAAACGCTGTGTGGTCAAGCTTTTGGTGCTGGTCAAGTCCAAATGCTTGGTATTTACATGCAGCGGTCATGGATTATCTTATTGGTGACTTGTATCTTCTTGTTGCCTATTTACATTTTCGCTAGTCCAATACTTAAGCTGCTTGGGCAAGAAGAAAGCGTAGCAGACTATGCTGGACACTTCACTTTGCTAGTTATCCCGCAGTTGTTTTCACTTGCCATCAATTTCCCTGCCTCAAAGTTCCTTCAGGCCCAAAGCAAGGTTACTGCGCTTGCCTGGATCGGCTTTGTGGCTCTGCTTCTGCACATTCCCCTGCTCTGGCTCTTGATTTTTGTATTTGGGTGGGGTACAACTGGTGCAGCCATAGCATATGATATTACCAGTTGGGGAATTGCTGCGGGTCAAGTTGTCTATGTCATTGGTTGGTGCAAGGAAGGCTGGACTGGATTATCAATGTCTGCGATTAAAGACATTTGGGCCTTTGTTCGGCTCTCACTTGCTTCAGCTGTTATGCTTTGTCTAGAGATTTGGTATATGATGAGTATTATTGTCCTCGCTGGTCATCTTGATAATGCAGTGATTTCAGTTGATTCGCTTTCTATATG TATGAATTTCAATGGTTGGGAGGCCATGTTGTTCATTGGAATAAATGCCGCTATAAG TGTTCGCGTCTCCAATGAACTTGGATTAGGACGTCCAAGAGCAGCCAAATATTCCATATATGTGACTGTGTTTCAATCATTCCTCATTGGGATTCTTTTCATGCTCATCATATTGGTAGCCAAGGACTATTTTGCAATCATTTTCACTGACAGCAAAGATCTGCAAATAGCAGTCTCTAAGCTAGCAATTCTTCTTGCTGTCACCATGGTTCTCAACAGTGTTCAGCCAGTAATAGGAG GTGTTGCCATTGGAGGTGGTTGGCAAGCATTAGTGGCCTATATCAACATTGGTTGCTACTATATTTTTGGGCTTCCTCTTGGTTTCCTCCTTGGCTACAAAGCAAACTTAGGAGTGAAG GGACTTTGGGGAGGAATGATAGCTGGAACTGCTTTGCAGACCTTGCTGCTCTTGATTGTGCTTTACAGAACCAACTGGAACAAAGAA GTAGAGCAAACATCAGAAAGAGTGCGAAGGTGGGGTGGGCAAGAAATGGATAAGGAGACGACTGTTAAAGGAGTATGA
- the LOC110630703 gene encoding rRNA 2'-O-methyltransferase fibrillarin 2 yields the protein MVPPRGRGNGGGFRGGRGEGGRGRGGGRGGGRGFGDRGSAMKSRGGGRGGRGGGRGRGGRGGGMKGGSKVVVEPHRHEGVFIAKGGKEDALVTKNLVPGEAVYNEKKIAVQNEDGTKVEYRVWNPFRSKLAAAILGGVDNIWIKPGAKVLYLGAASGTTVSHVSDIVGPTGVVYAVEFSHRSGRDLVNMAKKRTNVIPIIEDARHPAKYRMLVAMVDVIFSDVAQPDQARILALNASYFLKAGGHFVISIKANCIDSTVPAEAVFESEVKKMVQEQFKPSEQVTLEPFERDHACVIGGYRMPKKQKTAA from the exons ATGGTACCTCCGAGAG GCCGAGGCAATGGTGGTGGATTCAGGGGTGGCAGGGGTGAGGGAGGAAGAGGTAGAGGCGGAGGAAGAGGAGGTGGAAGAGGTTTCGGGGATAGAGGAAGTGCCATGAAAAGTCGTGGTGGTGGCCGTGGCGGTCGTGGTGGAGGAAGAGGCCGTGGTGGACGTGGTGGTGGAATGAAAGGTGGTAGTAAAGTTGTGGTAGAGCCTCATAGACATGAAGGAGTGTTCATTGCTAAAGGTGGTAAGGAAGACGCTCTTGTCACTAAGAATCTAGTACCTGGCGAGGCTGTCTATAATGAGAAGAAGATCGCAGTGCAG AATGAAGATGGAACTAAAGTCGAATACAGGGTTTGGAACCCATTCCGATCAAAATTGGCCGCTGCCATTCTTGGTGGTGTCGATAATATATGGATT AAACCTGGTGCTAAAGTTCTCTATCTTGGAGCCGCTTCTGGTACTACAGTCTCACACGTGTCTGACATTGTTGGTCCC ACAGGAGTGGTCTATGCAGTCGAATTTTCTCACAGAAGTGGCAGAGACTTGGTTAATATGGCGAAGAAGCGAACAAATGTAATACCCATCATCGAAGATGCCAGACATCCAGCCAAGTATCGCATGCTTGTTGCCATGGTGGATGTGATATTCTCTGATGTTGCACAGCCTGATCAG GCAAGGATTTTAGCATTGAATGCTTCATACTTTCTAAAAGCTGGGGGCCATTTTGTCATTTCAATAAAG GCAAATTGCATCGACTCCACTGTTCCTGCGGAGGCTGTATTTGAAAGTGAAGTGAAGAAGATGGTACAAGAGCAGTTCAAGCCTAGTGAACAGGTGACCCTTGAGCCATTTGAGCGAGATCATGCTTGTGTTATTGGTGGATACCGAATGCCAAAGAAACAGAAAACTGCTGCGTAG